One part of the Thermodesulfovibrio sp. 3462-1 genome encodes these proteins:
- a CDS encoding pyridoxine 5'-phosphate synthase encodes MVILGVNVDHVATVRQARKTFEPDPAMAATLAILGGADGITVHLREDRRHIQDRDLKILREVVPCELNLEMAATEEMINIALNVKPDMVTLVPEKRQELTTEGGLNVIELKDSLKEAIKKIKDGGIPVSLFINPDRASIECSKEIGADMVEIHTGYYSETRRQSQLKELERIKDAVAYSLNLGLKTNAGHGLNYYNVKPVAAIKGLRGLYIGHSIIARAVLVGIEEAVREMKNLIKEACMNV; translated from the coding sequence ATGGTTATCTTAGGAGTAAATGTTGATCATGTTGCCACTGTTAGGCAAGCACGAAAAACCTTTGAGCCTGATCCTGCAATGGCTGCAACACTGGCAATACTTGGCGGAGCTGATGGGATAACAGTTCATCTAAGAGAAGACCGCAGACACATTCAGGACAGGGATTTAAAAATTCTTAGAGAAGTTGTCCCATGCGAGCTTAATCTTGAGATGGCTGCCACAGAAGAAATGATAAATATTGCTCTTAATGTTAAACCTGATATGGTAACCCTCGTTCCAGAAAAAAGGCAGGAACTTACAACAGAAGGTGGCTTAAATGTTATTGAACTTAAAGATTCTCTTAAGGAAGCTATAAAAAAAATTAAAGATGGAGGAATTCCTGTAAGTCTTTTTATAAATCCTGACAGAGCCTCTATTGAATGCTCAAAAGAAATCGGAGCAGACATGGTTGAGATTCATACAGGATATTATTCTGAAACAAGACGACAGAGTCAGCTTAAAGAACTTGAAAGAATTAAAGATGCAGTTGCATATTCATTGAATCTTGGACTTAAGACAAATGCAGGGCATGGATTAAATTACTACAATGTAAAACCAGTTGCTGCAATAAAAGGATTAAGAGGACTTTACATTGGCCACAGCATAATTGCAAGGGCTGTTCTGGTTGGAATTGAAGAAGCTGTCAGAGAGATGAAAAATCTTATTAAAGAGGCATGTATGAATGTTTAA
- the xseB gene encoding exodeoxyribonuclease VII small subunit, producing the protein MENLSYSKAMKEIEEILKFIESQEVDVDVLVEKVKRATELIRFCKGKLKTAEEELHKTLIELEQPDSTESEPF; encoded by the coding sequence ATGGAGAACTTAAGTTATTCTAAGGCAATGAAAGAGATTGAAGAAATTCTTAAGTTTATAGAATCACAGGAAGTTGATGTTGATGTGCTTGTTGAAAAAGTAAAAAGAGCAACAGAGCTTATTCGTTTTTGCAAGGGCAAATTAAAAACTGCAGAGGAAGAACTTCATAAAACCCTAATTGAGCTTGAACAGCCAGATTCTACAGAGAGCGAACCCTTTTAA
- a CDS encoding cytochrome C, translated as MNYPVWQLYYLNSGTLIAVIAVLHVFVAHFAVGGGIFLWLTDLKSVREKNYELRQYVRKHIWFFLLLTMVFGGVTGVGIWFIIALSSPWATSVLIHTFVFAWAIEWVFFLVEIVSLLIYHYKFETLSDKNRLRIAFIYAAAAWLSLFIINGIITFMLTPGEWLRSYNFWDGFFNPTNLPGVVFRTAVCIMFAGLFGFITAVSMPQSDFRDKLLRYCAKWLYMPLAFLIISGFWYFYAIPENARLTNFWLNRQTANAVNVFIVSSVLIYLLTLIFIMKTSRKLQQIAVFILVLIGLAWIGGFEYIREYARKPYVIYGYMYSPSVLVTDEERLNKEGFLKYAKWSPIKEVTEKNKLLAGKELFNLQCLSCHTIRGVKNDIVEKTKGLTKLGILSQIYGQGKVRDYMPKFIGTEKEMEALAEFIASLHDKRENKKTDFKPIQEEVSIPSFNSQKDEYVLLAWSTLGEKCITDSDKWFSFLYPGSSFQAVLIKRGLKPEIVSENIEIHYEVQKGYENPSRHSEFWKYSESLKGKKLAENTGVTGKGLSGVFDYDKERNIFSAEGIPVLPYRDDGKFNPYPVFKAKAIHKSTGRILQTTKFVAPVSTELRCFECHSGAPRWNGISGISDNTAKNILRVHDRNNGTKLLENALKGKPVMCQKCHEDFIVKSKGIKRHNSFSASMHGWHANYIPWKDERACNLCHPNDAKGNTRCNRDIHAKIGIGCTRCHGRLDEHASAVLLSQEGTTTAQLLLRNLKPETPISEIKPRAPWIQEPDCLSCHVGFQKPANNVRAFNKWTTDTAGLYRNRKENTEKIPCIACHSSPHAIYPAFNEFGKNRDNIQPMQYQGTPLPISSEMKCEVCHKVKMQGSPHHANMLRAFRNKKALQ; from the coding sequence ATGAATTATCCTGTTTGGCAATTATATTATCTCAATTCAGGAACTTTAATTGCAGTAATTGCTGTTCTTCACGTCTTTGTCGCACATTTTGCAGTAGGCGGTGGAATATTTTTATGGCTTACAGATTTAAAAAGTGTACGGGAAAAAAATTACGAACTTAGACAGTATGTACGTAAACATATCTGGTTTTTCCTGCTTCTTACAATGGTTTTTGGTGGAGTAACAGGTGTTGGAATATGGTTTATTATTGCTCTTTCAAGTCCCTGGGCAACTTCTGTGCTAATTCATACTTTTGTATTTGCCTGGGCAATTGAGTGGGTTTTCTTCCTCGTTGAAATCGTCTCATTGCTTATTTATCACTACAAATTCGAAACACTTTCTGATAAAAATCGCCTGAGAATTGCTTTTATTTACGCAGCTGCAGCGTGGTTAAGTCTTTTCATAATTAATGGAATTATAACTTTTATGCTCACTCCTGGAGAGTGGCTCCGAAGTTATAACTTCTGGGATGGATTTTTCAATCCCACAAATCTTCCAGGTGTTGTTTTCAGAACTGCAGTATGCATTATGTTCGCAGGTCTTTTCGGATTTATTACAGCAGTATCTATGCCCCAGAGTGATTTTAGAGATAAACTTCTAAGATATTGTGCAAAATGGCTTTATATGCCTCTTGCCTTCCTGATAATTTCAGGATTCTGGTATTTTTATGCAATTCCAGAAAATGCAAGATTGACCAATTTCTGGCTTAATAGACAGACCGCCAACGCAGTCAATGTCTTTATAGTCTCGTCAGTTCTGATTTATCTTCTAACACTCATTTTCATAATGAAAACTTCAAGAAAGCTTCAGCAGATTGCAGTGTTTATACTTGTTTTAATTGGTCTCGCATGGATTGGTGGTTTTGAATATATAAGAGAGTATGCAAGAAAGCCATATGTTATTTATGGATACATGTATTCACCTTCTGTCTTGGTTACAGATGAGGAAAGGCTTAATAAAGAAGGATTTCTCAAATATGCAAAATGGAGTCCTATTAAAGAAGTGACAGAAAAAAACAAACTCCTTGCAGGTAAAGAACTATTTAATCTTCAATGTTTAAGCTGCCACACAATCAGAGGGGTTAAAAATGATATTGTTGAAAAAACAAAGGGACTTACAAAGCTTGGAATACTATCTCAGATTTATGGTCAGGGTAAAGTTCGCGATTACATGCCCAAGTTTATTGGAACGGAAAAGGAGATGGAGGCTCTTGCAGAGTTTATAGCAAGCCTTCATGACAAAAGAGAAAACAAAAAGACAGATTTTAAACCAATACAGGAGGAAGTCTCCATTCCATCCTTCAATTCCCAGAAGGATGAATATGTCCTTCTTGCTTGGAGCACGCTCGGTGAGAAATGCATAACTGATTCAGACAAATGGTTTTCATTCCTATATCCGGGAAGTTCCTTCCAGGCAGTGCTTATAAAAAGAGGTTTAAAGCCAGAAATTGTCTCAGAAAACATAGAAATTCATTATGAAGTCCAGAAAGGATATGAGAATCCATCCAGACATAGTGAGTTCTGGAAGTATTCTGAGTCTTTGAAAGGCAAAAAACTGGCTGAAAATACAGGAGTTACCGGTAAAGGTCTTAGTGGAGTATTTGATTATGATAAGGAAAGAAATATATTCTCGGCTGAGGGGATTCCTGTCTTACCTTATAGAGATGACGGAAAATTTAATCCTTATCCAGTTTTTAAAGCAAAGGCAATACATAAATCTACAGGCAGGATTTTACAGACCACAAAATTTGTTGCTCCTGTTTCAACGGAACTCAGATGCTTTGAGTGTCACAGTGGTGCTCCAAGATGGAATGGCATTTCAGGTATATCTGATAATACTGCTAAGAACATCCTGAGAGTTCATGACAGAAATAATGGGACAAAGCTTCTTGAAAATGCTCTTAAAGGAAAGCCTGTTATGTGTCAGAAATGTCATGAGGATTTTATTGTTAAATCAAAGGGAATAAAGAGGCACAACAGTTTTTCAGCCTCCATGCATGGATGGCATGCCAACTATATACCATGGAAAGATGAAAGAGCCTGTAACTTATGCCATCCCAATGATGCAAAAGGTAACACAAGATGTAACAGAGACATCCATGCAAAGATCGGAATTGGTTGCACCAGGTGTCATGGAAGACTTGATGAGCATGCTTCTGCAGTTTTATTGTCTCAGGAAGGTACAACAACTGCTCAGCTTCTTCTTAGAAATCTAAAGCCTGAAACACCAATCTCAGAGATAAAACCAAGAGCGCCCTGGATACAGGAGCCTGATTGCCTTAGTTGTCATGTGGGATTTCAGAAACCTGCTAATAATGTTAGAGCATTCAATAAATGGACAACCGACACTGCAGGTCTTTACAGAAACAGAAAAGAAAACACTGAAAAAATTCCCTGCATAGCCTGTCACAGCTCTCCCCATGCAATTTATCCTGCATTCAATGAGTTTGGAAAAAATAGAGACAATATTCAGCCCATGCAATATCAGGGAACGCCTCTTCCAATCTCATCAGAGATGAAGTGCGAGGTATGCCATAAGGTGAAAATGCAGGGCTCTCCTCACCATGCAAATATGCTGAGAGCTTTCAGAAATAAAAAAGCTTTACAGTAG
- a CDS encoding glycosyltransferase family 4 protein, translated as MKIGLISPLWKKLPPEKYGGTELVVYDLACALTEKGHEVTVFASGDSNLPCKLVPIVERNLYDILGKFKWDFYDYDILQTEIVGKMSNDFDILHNHNGFIPLSITPLVKTPVVTTIHSSLPPEPAVLREAFKDRFYVSISNAQRELAPELNWIATVYHGIDVKKYPFSDKKGEYLLFLGTFSPYKGPDIAIEISKKSGIPIILAGEIRKEFEDFYKEKILSEQDGKQIKVFGELTFSEKAELLKNALALILPVRWKEAFGLVMIEAMACGTPVIAPRRASVPEIVIDGVTGFIVSVENMIDGMVKKIEEIKNINPLNCRLHVEKNFTAEKMVKEYLKVYEKILQIHKPFSLLEKIW; from the coding sequence ATGAAAATTGGATTAATTTCACCACTTTGGAAAAAACTGCCTCCTGAAAAATATGGAGGCACAGAACTTGTGGTTTATGACCTTGCTTGTGCATTGACTGAAAAAGGGCATGAAGTAACTGTTTTTGCCTCTGGAGACTCAAACCTTCCATGTAAATTAGTTCCAATTGTAGAGAGAAATCTCTATGACATACTTGGAAAATTTAAATGGGATTTTTATGACTACGATATTTTACAAACAGAAATAGTTGGTAAAATGAGTAATGATTTTGATATTCTTCATAATCATAATGGATTTATCCCTCTCAGCATTACTCCTTTAGTGAAAACTCCTGTGGTAACAACAATTCACAGCTCTTTACCTCCAGAGCCTGCAGTGCTCAGGGAAGCCTTTAAAGATAGATTTTATGTCTCAATAAGTAATGCTCAAAGAGAGCTTGCTCCAGAGCTTAATTGGATAGCAACAGTTTATCATGGAATAGATGTAAAAAAATATCCCTTTTCAGACAAAAAAGGAGAGTATTTACTGTTTCTTGGAACTTTTTCTCCTTACAAAGGTCCTGACATAGCTATTGAAATAAGTAAAAAAAGTGGAATTCCAATTATTCTTGCAGGTGAAATAAGAAAAGAATTTGAAGACTTTTATAAAGAAAAAATTCTTTCTGAGCAGGATGGAAAGCAAATTAAAGTATTTGGAGAACTTACTTTTTCCGAAAAGGCAGAGCTTTTAAAAAATGCTCTGGCTCTTATTTTACCAGTTAGATGGAAAGAAGCCTTTGGACTTGTAATGATTGAAGCAATGGCTTGTGGAACTCCTGTTATTGCCCCAAGAAGAGCATCTGTTCCTGAAATAGTGATTGATGGAGTTACAGGCTTTATTGTTTCAGTTGAAAACATGATTGATGGAATGGTTAAAAAAATTGAAGAAATTAAAAATATAAATCCTCTAAATTGCAGGCTTCATGTTGAAAAAAATTTCACTGCAGAAAAAATGGTAAAGGAATACTTAAAAGTTTATGAAAAAATTCTACAGATTCACAAACCTTTTTCTTTATTAGAAAAAATATGGTAA
- a CDS encoding glycosyltransferase family 2 protein: MKNAGWSFSSKFLYFSIISGYIFYIFHLNFFEAIVNCISLCLFSLELLVIFDTTKKHRLRKTDFIELPADYKPFVSIFVPICKEPAEVVTPALISLSELDYENYEVYALVNNTPYDKEVRSIEKICQSLGEKVKFFYIPQIEGFKAGVLNYALNLTSPKTEIVAVVDSDYIVEKDFLKKTVGYFKDPEIAVVQLPQNYFLNDTAVSKGMYYAYRYFFSTVMNTCNEYNAASFMGTMGLIRKSVLESIGGFSKEVITEDSEIGIRIHELGYKTVYIDHSKGKGLMPYSYAAYKKQRARWVFGNMQTIIKNLRFFIFSRLNFMQKLCYLAQNTIWFNNLFIPFWIMLLSCFEFVSFSFAFVVPYLAFLSSRALGLFFAMPVNTAVGLKERLYAFISFLSLTLPMATEWIKCLIYPKKEFWRTPKFKENFGIFRYLREGLSEILILIFSGLAFSVGILKNQFVLATGAFVNGLIYSSAIWQLYGFFKLSRSEKNENWINFTTLEKTAS, translated from the coding sequence ATGAAGAATGCTGGCTGGTCTTTTTCTTCCAAATTTCTTTATTTTTCAATCATTTCTGGATACATTTTTTATATATTTCATTTAAATTTTTTTGAAGCAATTGTAAATTGTATTTCTCTCTGTCTTTTTTCATTAGAGCTTCTTGTTATTTTTGATACAACAAAAAAACACAGATTGAGGAAAACAGATTTTATTGAACTGCCTGCTGATTATAAACCTTTTGTTTCCATTTTTGTTCCCATATGTAAAGAACCAGCAGAGGTTGTAACACCGGCATTAATTTCTTTAAGCGAGCTTGATTATGAAAACTACGAAGTATATGCCTTAGTAAACAATACTCCTTATGATAAAGAGGTGAGGAGTATTGAAAAAATTTGCCAAAGTCTTGGTGAAAAAGTAAAATTTTTTTACATTCCACAAATTGAAGGATTTAAGGCAGGAGTGTTAAATTATGCCTTAAATTTAACTTCACCTAAAACCGAAATAGTCGCAGTTGTAGATTCTGATTATATAGTAGAAAAGGATTTTCTTAAAAAAACAGTGGGATACTTTAAAGACCCTGAAATAGCAGTTGTTCAACTTCCGCAGAATTATTTTTTGAATGACACTGCTGTATCAAAAGGAATGTATTATGCCTACAGATACTTTTTCAGCACAGTAATGAATACTTGCAATGAGTACAATGCTGCTTCCTTTATGGGAACAATGGGACTTATAAGAAAAAGCGTTCTTGAAAGTATAGGAGGATTTTCTAAGGAGGTTATAACAGAGGACAGTGAAATTGGAATTAGAATTCACGAGCTTGGTTATAAAACAGTTTATATTGACCATTCAAAAGGTAAAGGACTTATGCCATATAGCTATGCAGCCTACAAAAAACAAAGGGCAAGATGGGTATTTGGAAACATGCAGACAATAATAAAAAATCTTAGATTTTTCATCTTCAGTAGACTTAATTTTATGCAAAAACTTTGTTATTTAGCTCAAAATACAATATGGTTTAACAATCTATTTATACCATTCTGGATTATGCTCTTAAGTTGTTTTGAGTTTGTTTCTTTCAGTTTTGCTTTTGTAGTTCCCTATTTAGCATTCCTGTCAAGCAGAGCTCTTGGTTTGTTTTTTGCAATGCCAGTTAATACAGCTGTAGGGTTGAAAGAACGTCTGTATGCGTTTATCTCTTTTCTTTCTTTAACCTTGCCAATGGCAACAGAATGGATAAAATGTCTAATCTATCCTAAAAAAGAATTCTGGAGAACCCCTAAATTTAAGGAAAATTTTGGAATATTTAGATATCTCAGAGAAGGTTTGTCAGAAATTTTAATATTAATTTTTAGTGGATTAGCTTTCAGTGTGGGAATTTTAAAAAATCAATTTGTTTTGGCTACCGGAGCTTTTGTCAATGGTTTAATTTATTCTTCAGCAATATGGCAATTATATGGATTTTTCAAACTCTCAAGGAGTGAAAAAAATGAAAATTGGATTAATTTCACCACTTTGGAAAAAACTGCCTCCTGA
- a CDS encoding methyl-accepting chemotaxis protein, whose amino-acid sequence MFLRKKKNTNLTKKDIDTNLSLIRTLSSGIIKSNIVGSTISNTMGLIDSNFSRIKDEVSSIATAMEEIDTTIRDMSQSVASINEEVQTLVKQNEAMDEELEKRVKDIESHNEKIIEVVTNIKELGEATKNIGNIVTSISDVAEQTNLLALNASIEAARVGEAGRGFAVVADEIRKLAQKTDTLTKDISKILGNLSERVITAVKEVEKIKYLFREVEEEMRTIRASFEKTKDMSDTVGDAVNTLSTAIEEQSQVLTDVSKRITNTASMLNETYKVFATVVKVNDEISKLTKF is encoded by the coding sequence ATGTTTTTAAGAAAAAAGAAAAATACAAATCTTACAAAAAAAGACATTGATACCAATCTTTCACTTATTAGAACTTTATCCTCAGGTATTATAAAATCAAATATTGTTGGCTCAACAATTTCAAATACAATGGGATTGATTGATTCCAATTTCTCAAGAATAAAGGATGAAGTCTCCTCAATTGCCACTGCTATGGAAGAAATTGATACCACCATAAGGGACATGTCACAAAGTGTAGCCTCTATAAATGAAGAAGTTCAGACACTTGTTAAGCAAAATGAAGCAATGGATGAAGAACTTGAAAAAAGAGTCAAGGATATTGAATCCCACAATGAAAAGATAATTGAAGTTGTCACAAACATAAAAGAACTTGGAGAAGCAACAAAAAACATTGGCAACATTGTTACTTCTATTTCAGATGTAGCTGAGCAGACAAATCTTCTTGCCCTCAATGCCTCAATTGAAGCAGCAAGAGTTGGAGAGGCTGGAAGAGGCTTTGCAGTGGTAGCAGATGAAATAAGAAAACTTGCTCAGAAAACAGATACTTTAACAAAAGACATTAGTAAAATACTTGGGAATCTTAGTGAAAGAGTAATAACTGCAGTCAAAGAGGTAGAAAAAATCAAATACCTTTTCAGAGAAGTAGAAGAGGAAATGAGAACAATAAGAGCGTCTTTTGAAAAAACAAAGGATATGTCAGACACAGTTGGTGATGCAGTAAATACTTTATCAACAGCAATAGAAGAGCAAAGTCAGGTTTTAACCGATGTTTCAAAGAGAATCACAAATACTGCATCTATGCTCAATGAAACATATAAAGTTTTCGCTACTGTTGTGAAAGTTAATGATGAAATCTCTAAATTAACGAAGTTTTAA
- a CDS encoding RNA methyltransferase, which yields MTSWKENIYFVLVEPKESGNIGSSARAIKNMGFKNLILINPAPLTDEAYWMAWASKDILEKAEVYKELDNALKDKAVVVGTTRRRGSKRGAILDVRDGVKRIYEISQDNRVAILFGREDKGLFNKEVEKCGYLMTIPTSELQPSLNLAQAVLIVAYELMRCEEIKDFHMQRQFYVDQQELNKFYERFFSVLKKIGYIPDNPDLEKRIINNFRHLFGRTALTFWELRLLHGICTHIEEKLKD from the coding sequence ATGACTTCATGGAAAGAAAATATCTATTTTGTCTTAGTTGAGCCAAAGGAATCAGGAAACATTGGCTCTTCTGCAAGAGCAATAAAAAACATGGGTTTCAAAAATCTTATCCTTATAAATCCTGCACCCCTAACAGATGAAGCTTACTGGATGGCATGGGCAAGCAAAGATATTCTTGAAAAAGCTGAAGTTTATAAAGAACTTGACAATGCTCTCAAAGACAAAGCAGTCGTAGTTGGAACAACTCGCAGAAGAGGCTCAAAAAGAGGTGCAATTCTGGATGTAAGAGATGGAGTAAAAAGAATTTATGAAATATCTCAGGACAACAGAGTTGCCATACTGTTTGGACGGGAAGATAAAGGACTTTTTAATAAAGAAGTTGAAAAGTGCGGATATCTCATGACAATTCCTACATCAGAGCTTCAGCCATCTTTAAATCTTGCTCAAGCAGTATTGATTGTTGCTTATGAGCTTATGCGATGCGAAGAAATAAAAGATTTTCATATGCAACGTCAGTTTTATGTTGACCAGCAGGAGTTAAATAAATTTTATGAAAGATTTTTTAGTGTTTTAAAAAAAATCGGTTATATACCTGATAATCCTGATCTTGAAAAAAGAATAATCAACAATTTCAGGCATCTTTTTGGAAGAACAGCTCTTACATTCTGGGAGTTGAGACTTCTTCATGGAATCTGCACCCATATAGAGGAAAAACTTAAAGATTAA
- a CDS encoding MBL fold metallo-hydrolase, whose product MPALNKEVDIVRGDIIYDDGIHKFIWLGWEENEEEGLVQVNQYLIENKNVGVILDPGGVHVFPRVVANVSRYVDLERIQHLFFSHQDPDVSSGVALWLSVTSAKVYISKWWVRFLPHYGIFDMTRIVPLEEGGGSIQLPSGDYLEIIPAHFLHSVANFHVYDPRSKTLFTGDLGAAIFPKGQRYPYVEDFDSHLKLMEGFHRRYLASNSVIRKYLEKINKLNIERIAPQHGAIIYKKEHIQKFFNWLSNLKCGVDIAEEFYR is encoded by the coding sequence ATGCCAGCATTAAACAAAGAAGTCGACATTGTAAGAGGAGATATTATTTACGATGATGGAATCCATAAATTTATCTGGCTTGGCTGGGAAGAAAATGAAGAAGAAGGATTAGTTCAGGTAAATCAGTATCTTATTGAAAATAAAAATGTAGGTGTAATTCTTGACCCGGGTGGTGTTCATGTTTTTCCAAGAGTTGTTGCAAATGTATCAAGGTATGTTGACCTTGAAAGAATTCAACATCTTTTCTTTTCCCATCAGGACCCTGATGTCTCCTCTGGTGTGGCATTATGGCTCAGCGTAACATCTGCTAAAGTTTATATTTCTAAGTGGTGGGTTAGGTTTCTTCCTCATTATGGGATATTTGATATGACAAGAATTGTCCCATTGGAGGAAGGCGGGGGAAGTATTCAACTTCCTTCAGGCGATTATCTTGAGATAATTCCTGCTCATTTCTTACACTCTGTAGCCAATTTTCATGTTTATGATCCCCGTTCAAAAACTTTATTTACAGGAGATCTTGGAGCAGCGATATTCCCAAAAGGACAGAGATATCCATATGTTGAAGACTTTGACAGTCATTTAAAGCTCATGGAGGGATTTCATCGGAGATATCTTGCATCAAACAGTGTGATAAGAAAATATCTTGAAAAAATAAATAAACTCAATATTGAAAGAATAGCGCCACAGCATGGAGCAATAATTTACAAGAAAGAACACATTCAGAAATTTTTTAACTGGCTTAGTAATTTAAAATGCGGAGTTGATATAGCTGAGGAGTTTTACAGATAA
- the xseA gene encoding exodeoxyribonuclease VII large subunit has translation MFNVDVTYQTLSQYLNEIKELIQEISDYQWIVAEIAKIDSDKNGHYWIELVEKKDNEIVAKCDAVVWSRNVETVHNFYLKTGMELQKGIKILFLGKATFHEKYGFKISIYQIDPSFSLGEMALKKKETIERLTREGFIDRNKLIEIPVIIQRIAIVSSESAAGYEDFLKILKGNKYGFKFYTKLFDAFVQGDSAVASLMAAFQRCAFEAKNFDAVVLIRGGGSVADLAIFNDYELAKTMALMPVPVFTGIGHTRDETVADRVASMSFKTPSEVAKFILDRAVDFDSRLDTLRQRIIHRAENFLSVEISKNQSIEERFKLAVKNSREKILQKMNLIVSEVHNNVLKRVHSEREFLFKVKQQLYKKTNLILTAQEVELTNINNKVKMKINENMAKQNFRISSYKDSLFTKLKNTLSLKNIQIERVNEKLRLLSPENILKRGYSITYLNGKVLKNSGEVPLRANIQIQLYKGKISATVTNKEENNGELKLF, from the coding sequence ATGTTTAATGTGGATGTAACCTATCAAACACTCTCACAATATCTAAATGAGATTAAAGAACTTATTCAAGAAATCTCTGATTATCAATGGATTGTTGCTGAAATAGCAAAAATAGATTCTGATAAAAATGGGCATTACTGGATTGAGCTTGTTGAAAAAAAAGACAATGAAATTGTTGCAAAATGCGATGCTGTAGTATGGAGCAGAAATGTAGAAACTGTTCATAACTTTTATCTAAAAACCGGTATGGAGCTTCAGAAGGGAATAAAAATTCTTTTTCTTGGCAAAGCAACTTTTCATGAAAAATATGGTTTTAAAATAAGTATTTATCAGATTGATCCCTCTTTCAGCCTCGGAGAAATGGCTTTAAAAAAGAAAGAAACAATAGAAAGACTTACCCGAGAAGGCTTCATTGACAGAAATAAGCTTATTGAGATCCCTGTTATAATTCAGAGAATTGCAATTGTCTCCAGTGAATCTGCAGCTGGATATGAGGACTTTTTAAAAATTTTAAAGGGAAACAAATATGGCTTTAAGTTTTATACAAAACTTTTTGATGCTTTTGTTCAGGGAGACTCTGCCGTTGCCTCTTTAATGGCTGCATTTCAAAGATGTGCTTTTGAAGCTAAGAATTTTGATGCTGTAGTTTTAATTCGTGGTGGTGGCTCTGTTGCTGATTTAGCAATTTTCAATGATTATGAACTTGCAAAAACAATGGCTTTAATGCCGGTCCCTGTATTTACAGGAATAGGTCATACAAGAGATGAAACTGTAGCAGACCGTGTTGCATCAATGTCTTTTAAAACTCCATCTGAGGTTGCTAAATTCATACTTGACAGAGCAGTTGATTTTGACTCAAGGCTTGATACTCTGAGACAGAGAATTATTCACAGAGCTGAGAATTTTCTAAGTGTTGAGATTTCAAAAAATCAAAGCATTGAGGAAAGATTCAAGCTAGCTGTGAAAAACTCAAGAGAAAAAATTTTACAGAAAATGAATCTAATCGTAAGTGAAGTGCATAATAATGTTTTAAAAAGGGTTCACAGTGAAAGAGAATTTCTTTTCAAAGTTAAACAGCAGCTTTATAAAAAAACAAATCTAATACTGACAGCGCAGGAAGTGGAGCTCACAAACATTAACAATAAAGTAAAAATGAAAATTAACGAAAACATGGCGAAACAGAATTTCAGAATAAGCTCTTACAAAGACAGCCTTTTTACAAAGCTGAAAAACACGCTTTCATTGAAAAATATTCAAATAGAAAGAGTTAATGAGAAACTTCGTCTTCTTAGCCCTGAAAATATCTTAAAAAGAGGCTACAGTATTACTTATTTAAATGGAAAAGTTTTGAAGAATTCCGGGGAAGTCCCTCTCAGGGCTAATATTCAGATTCAGCTTTACAAAGGAAAGATTTCAGCAACTGTAACCAATAAGGAGGAAAACAATGGAGAACTTAAGTTATTCTAA